A genomic region of Eriocheir sinensis breed Jianghai 21 chromosome 42, ASM2467909v1, whole genome shotgun sequence contains the following coding sequences:
- the LOC127009864 gene encoding uncharacterized transmembrane protein DDB_G0289901-like isoform X31 produces MPESNCHLCHIHDHTPSNTLLRTHPLRVSRTNHTTTALPSTSTTLPHHHHHGRSARGSGSNLANLSDRTNSLPGSRSNTLSHTPQVSIAPDGDRVGTHRRHHHSRHHHRHHHHSRHSDDSRHGSTNSRDDLSGVLAALMETSRSPSAASNRASSGHREPDLLTALPPVAHTSKGSTLTRETREGERRPSNSTLAQDTEQDYYLHVHRQAFKEEARRQRFNLQTVMLIGCYTLLFVVAIIVGVVLCQQNGWLGLGTPDPPPPLSDNPDFRPSQARELDRTGRGRGSRNRGARLPGPTIDYDYPDDGPPPRISAGPILPSGENDPLRSLNFGPDDLAAAEAGHGVGGRAPPLPVSPSGAQSDSSRNWEGAENRAGVGGGGKSLRPHPGRRPAPGNLPDAFVPQGSPGGQGRPAGVAGAGILDTLMSVEEHGVAGGSHGQGGVFMPGGDGRNTAGSNRAFNGAGNTASNNRAFDGAGSTVGNNRAFNGAGNTADNNRAFNGAGNTAGNNRAFDGAGNTAGNNRAFNGAGNTAGNNRAFNGAGNTAGNNIAFNGAGNTAGNNRAFNGAGNTAGNNRAFNGAGNTAGNNRAFNGAGNTAGNTRAFNIAGNNGVFNTAGNTAGNNGAFSGARSTAASNNVAFNAAGNTGTGSSSSFSTAGVTGAGSNGRFNGAANTPENNAAQNAASIVGGGGDRAFNSVGNAGTGRNGAFRVAANNDDGANRVFSGVGNSGSGANGAFNGAGNTGGGSLNGAGNTGGGSLNGAGNTGGGSLNGAGNTGGGSLNGAGNTGGGSLNGAGNTGGGSLNGAGNTGGGSLNGAGNTGGRSLNGAGNTGGRSLNGAGNTGGRSLNGAGNTGGGSLNGAGNTGVRGNTGGVINIGTVAESTSPAGTGAGSTGLEATGVGTAGVGATGLGNVDVGATGSRARGVGSTGVRGTGAGVTGADNIGVGATGSRASGAGITGVRGTGVGNTGVGNTGIGATGNGGVSRSGVATDRNGDGTLTGVTGNTGMGSTGTLGGGVNGNRAVNTGGNAATTPLGGIVNNGNARFNNGVVNAGAGSGGSRSNGRRPAGTLLPVTTSTVNTGSSNAFASGGVPLPGLGPHGNSVPNTGIGNGGSTGNTRNRPNAGVGSTGLGIGTGSAGVSHDSAGTGVDNTGFGTGVRNAGAGIGLGGAGAGTDVANSGFGAAVGSAGNTGVGGVGADMGTGVGKVSAGVGNAGNRFAVRVNNDDTRTGVSNTGGSAVLGNAGASNWVTNNGAGNTAGADTSDASVGTKVVNAGVGGRASNVRTGISVGSTGAGEDTGRQDNAASIIGAGRPGLGLSGGAAVDVSGDRVTDGGGGVRRPGGRQSTRGRGVLRDLGNGNRNIGRGSAEPSNSAPTPGSEGRGGPSAPAQPAPSNTLGGGEAEAKAGQGQGSVASRRTVAGPGFTVQRGQVVAMATITPDSPDPTLLRPDHDVIVHISPSTQGPAVTLLANPDKTGDTTIEATGGGSAGTASTGAVGEGNRAASLGGRVSVRIEGPSRRKLTRERVSMVPGSGRGNSARAGVVLRRWEHMDDAGTLSRGLVRQDGSFSFTNCRPSEICRATQG; encoded by the exons ATGCCTGAATCCAACTGCCACCTTTGCCACATTCACGACCACACTCCCTCCAACACACTTCTCAGAACCCATCCCTTAAGGGTCTCCAGaaccaaccacaccaccaccgcactaccatccacctccaccacactccctcaccaccaccaccatgggagATCAGCACGAGGGAGTGGGAGTAACTTAGCCAACCTTAGCGACAGAACGAACTCCCTCCCTGGCAGCCGCAGCAACACCCTCTCGCACACTCCACAAGTCTCCATAGCCCCTGATGGTGATAGGGTTGGCACACACAGACGGCATCACCATTcccgtcatcaccaccgtcaccatcaccacagccgcCACTCCGATGACTCCAGGCACGGGTCTACTAACTCCAGAGATGACTTGAGTGGGGTCTTGGCTGCCCTGATGGAGACCAGTCGCTCCCCCAGTGCAGCCAGTAACCGTGCTAGTAGTGGGCACCGAGAACCTGACCTCCTCACCGCCCTTCCACCGGTCGCCCACACCAGCAA gGGCAGCACATTAACAAGGGAAACAAGGGAGGGAGAGCGGCGCCCCAGCAACAGCACGCTGGCGCAGGACACGGAGCAGGACTACTACCTCCATGTGCACCGCCAGGCCTTCAAGGAGGAGGCGCGGCGACAACGCTTCAACCTGCAGACCGTCATGCTCATAGGCTGCTACACGCTGCTG TTCGTGGTGGCCATCATCGTGGGTGTGGTGCTGTGTCAGCAGAACGGCTGGCTGGGCCTGGGTACACCTGACCCCCCGCCACCCCTCAGCGATAACCCTGACTTCCGGCCGTCCCAGGCACGGGAGCTAGACAGAACCGGGCGTGGCCGCGGCTCCAGGAACAGGGGCGCGCGTCTCCCCGGCCCCACTATAGACTACGACTATCCCGACGACGGGCCGCCCCCCAGGATCAGCGCCGGGCCAATCCTCCCCTCCGGTGAGAACGACCCCCTTCGCTCCCTCAACTTTGGCCCCGACGACCTGGCAGCAGCCGAAGCAGGGCATGGGGTGGGGGGCCGAGCCCCTCCCCTGCCTGTCTCCCCATCTGGTGCGCAGTCTGACTCTTCGAGAAACTGGGAGGGGGCGGAGAATCGTGCCGGGGTGGGCGGTGGCGGCAAGAGCCTCAGGCCACACCCAGGCCGCCGCCCAGCACCAGGGAATTTGCCAGACGCTTTCGTGCCCCAGGGCAGCCCCGGCGGCCAGGGTCGCCCCGCGGGGGTGGCTGGGGCAGGGATTCTGGACACCCTGATGTCTGTGGAGGAGCATGGCGTGGCAGGGGGCAGCCACGGACAGGGAGGCGTCTTCATGCCGGGCGGTGACGGGCGCAACACTGCAGGCAGCAACAGAGCATTTAATGGCGCTGGCAACACTGCTAGCAACAACAGAGCATTTGACGGCGCTGGCAGCACTGTAGGCAACAACAGAGCATTTAACGGCGCTGGCAACACTGCAGACAACAACAGAGCATTTAACGgcgctggcaacactgcaggcaACAACAGAGCATTTGACGgcgctggcaacactgcaggcaACAACAGAGCATTTAACGGCGCTGGCAATACTGCAGGTAACAACAGGGCATTTAACGgcgctggcaacactgcaggcaACAACATAGCATTTAACGgcgctggcaacactgcaggcaACAACAGAGCATTTAACGgcgctggcaacactgcaggcaACAACAGAGCATTTAACGgcgctggcaacactgcaggcaACAACAGAGCATTTAACGGCGCTGGCAACACTGCTGGCAACACCAGAGCATTTAATATTGCTGGCAACAACGGAGTATTTAACACCGCTGGCAACACTGCTGGCAACAACGGAGCATTTAGCGGAGCTAGAAGCACTGCTGCCAGCAATAATGTAGCATTTAACGCTGCTGGCAACACTGGTACTGGCAGCAGCAGCTCATTCAGCACCGCAGGTGTCACTGGTGCTGGCAGCAACGGAAGATTCAACGGCGCTGCCAACACTCCTGAGAACAACGCAGCACAGAACGCAGCCAGCATCGTAGGAGGGGGCGGCGACAGAGCATTTAACAGTGTTGGTAACGCAGGCACGGGCAGAAACGGGGCATTTAGAGTTGctgctaataatgatgatggtgccAACAGGGTATTCAGTGGTGTTGGTAACTCTGGTAGCGGTGCCAATGGAGCATTTAATGGTGCTGGCAACACTGGAGGTGGATCATTGAATGGTGCTGGCAACACTGGAGGTGGATCATTGAATGGTGCTGGCAACACTGGAGGTGGATCATTGAATGGTGCTGGCAACACTGGAGGTGGATCATTGAATGGTGCTGGCAACACTGGAGGTGGATCATTGAATGGTGCTGGCAACACTGGAG GTGGATCATTGAATGGTGCTGGCAACACTGGAGGTGGATCACTTAATGGTGCTGGCAACACTGGAG GTAGATCACTTAATGGTGCTGGCAACACTGGAG GTAGATCACTTAATGGTGCTGGCAACACTGGAG GTAGATCACTTAATGGTGCTGGCAACACTGGAGGTGGATCACTTAATGGTGCTGGCAACACTGGTGTCCGCGGCAACACTGGCGGCGTGATTAATATCGGCACAGTTGCTGAAAGCACTAGTCCTGCCGGCACTGGTGCTGGCAGTACTGGGTTGGAAGCCACTGGTGTTGGCACTGCCGGTGTGGGAGCCACAGGTCTTGGTAACGTTGATGTGGGAGCTACTGGAAGTAGAGCTAGAGGTGTTGGTAGCACTGGTGTAAGAGGAACTGGAGCTGGAGTCACTGGTGCTGATAACATTGGTGTAGGAGCTACTGGTAGTAGAGCTAGTGGTGCTGGTATTACTGGTGTGAGAGGCACAGGTGTTGGAAATACAGGCGTTGGTAACACTGGCATAGGTGCTACCGGTAACGGGGGTGTCTCACGCAGTGGTGTTGCTACCGATCGTAACGGTGACGGAACCCTTACTGGGGTTACTGGCAACACTGGGATGGGCAGCACCGGTACACTTGGTGGTGGTGTCAACGGAAACAGAGCAGTCAACACTGGTGGTAATGCTGCGACCACTCCTCTTGGTGGTATTGTTAACAATGGCAATGCAAGATTCAACAATGGTGTTGTCAACGCTGGTGCTGGCAGTGGTGGTTCCCGCAGTAACGGGAGGCGCCCTGCCGGCACCTTGCTACCTGTCACTACCTCCACAGTCAACACCGGTAGTAGCAACGCCTTTGCAAGTGGTGGTGTTCCCCTCCCCGGCCTAGGACCTCATGGAAATAGTGTGCCTAATACCGGTATTGGTAACGGTGGTAGTACTGGCAATACTAGGAACAGACCAAACGCTGGTGTTGGTAGTACTGGTTTGGGTATTGGCACAGGCAGTGCTGGTGTTAGTCATGATAGTGCTGGTACAGGTGTTGACAATACTGGTTTTGGCACTGGTGTTCGCAACGCCGGGGCAGGTATTGGTttaggtggtgctggtgctggaacTGATGTTGCTAATTCTGGTTTTGGTGCTGCTGTTGGCAGTGCTGGTAATACCGGTGTTGGCGGTGTTGGAGCTGATATGGGCACTGGTGTTGGCAAAGTTAGTGCTGGTGTTGGTAATGCTGGGAACAGATTTGCTGTCAGAGTTAATAATGATGACACTAGGACTGGTGTTAGCAATACTGGTGGCAGTGCTGTTCTAGGCAATGCTGGTGCCAGTAATTGGGTCACTAATAATGGTGCTGGAAATACTGCCGGCGCTGATACTAGTGATGCTAGTGTTGGCACTAAAGTTGTGAACGCTGGTGTTGGCGGTAGAGCTAGTAATGTTCGTACAGGTATAAGTGTTGGCAGTACTGGAGCTGGTGAGGATACAGGAAGACAGGATAACGCCGCGAGTATTATCGGCGCTGGCAGACCTGGCCTCGGGCTTAGTGGCGGGGCCGCGGTGGATGTTAGCGGTGACAGGGTCACTGATGGCGGCGGCGGAGTACGGCGGCCAGGGGGGCGGCAAAGCACTCGAGGGCGAGGAGTCTTACGGGACTTGGGTAATGGAAACAGAAACATAGGGCGGGGGAGTGCAGAACCCTCTAACTCCGCCCCCACCCCAGGATCTGAAGGAAGGGGCGGCCCCAGCGCCCCTGCCCAGCCCGCTCCGAGCAATACCCTAGGAGGCGGCGAAGCAGAGGCCAAGGCGGGACAGGGGCAGGGCAGCGTGGCGTCGCGGCGTACCGTGGCGGGACCGGGATTCACTGTGCAGCGGGGACAGGTGGTTGCCATGGCCACCATCACGCCGGACAGCCCCGACCCGACGCTGTTGCGCCCCGACCATGACGTCATCGTTCACATCTCCCCAAGCACGCAGGGTCCCGCCGTGACGCTGCTGGCCAACCCCGACAAGACAGGCGACACAACCATTGAAGCTACGGGAGGGGGAAGTGCTGGGACGGCGAGCACGGGTGCGGTGGGAGAGGGAAACAGGGCCGCTTCTTTGGGAGGGAGGGTTTCGGTGAGGATAGAAGGGCCGAGCCGAAGGAAGTTGACCCGGGAGCGTGTAAGCATGGTGCCGGGATCTGGGCGAGGCAACTCGGCGCGGGCGGGCGTGGTGTTGCGGCGGTGGGAGCACATGGATGATGCGGGCACGCTGAGCCGCGGCCTCGTGCGGCAGGACggctctttctccttcaccaacTGTCGACCCTCGGAGATATGCCGGGCCACGCAGGGCTGA
- the LOC127009864 gene encoding uncharacterized transmembrane protein DDB_G0289901-like isoform X21: MPESNCHLCHIHDHTPSNTLLRTHPLRVSRTNHTTTALPSTSTTLPHHHHHGRSARGSGSNLANLSDRTNSLPGSRSNTLSHTPQVSIAPDGDRVGTHRRHHHSRHHHRHHHHSRHSDDSRHGSTNSRDDLSGVLAALMETSRSPSAASNRASSGHREPDLLTALPPVAHTSKGSTLTRETREGERRPSNSTLAQDTEQDYYLHVHRQAFKEEARRQRFNLQTVMLIGCYTLLFVVAIIVGVVLCQQNGWLGLGTPDPPPPLSDNPDFRPSQARELDRTGRGRGSRNRGARLPGPTIDYDYPDDGPPPRISAGPILPSGENDPLRSLNFGPDDLAAAEAGHGVGGRAPPLPVSPSGAQSDSSRNWEGAENRAGVGGGGKSLRPHPGRRPAPGNLPDAFVPQGSPGGQGRPAGVAGAGILDTLMSVEEHGVAGGSHGQGGVFMPGGDGRNTAGSNRAFNGAGNTASNNRAFDGAGSTVGNNRAFNGAGNTADNNRAFNGAGNTAGNNRAFDGAGNTAGNNRAFNGAGNTAGNNRAFNGAGNTAGNNIAFNGAGNTAGNNRAFNGAGNTAGNNRAFNGAGNTAGNNRAFNGAGNTAGNTRAFNIAGNNGVFNTAGNTAGNNGAFSGARSTAASNNVAFNAAGNTGTGSSSSFSTAGVTGAGSNGRFNGAANTPENNAAQNAASIVGGGGDRAFNSVGNAGTGRNGAFRVAANNDDGANRVFSGVGNSGSGANGAFNGAGNTGGGSLNGAGNTGGGSLNGAGNTGGGSLNGAGNTGGGSLNGAGNTGGGSLNGAGNTGGGSLNGAGNTGGGSLNGAGNTGGRSLNGAGNTGGRSLNGAGNTGGRSLNGAGNTGGGSLNGAGNTGGRSLNGAGNTGGRSLNGAGNTGGRSLNGAGNTGGGSLNGAGSTGLEATGVGTAGVGATGLGNVDVGATGSRARGVGSTGVRGTGAGVTGADNIGVGATGSRASGAGITGVRGTGVGNTGVGNTGIGATGNGGVSRSGVATDRNGDGTLTGVTGNTGMGSTGTLGGGVNGNRAVNTGGNAATTPLGGIVNNGNARFNNGVVNAGAGSGGSRSNGRRPAGTLLPVTTSTVNTGSSNAFASGGVPLPGLGPHGNSVPNTGIGNGGSTGNTRNRPNAGVGSTGLGIGTGSAGVSHDSAGTGVDNTGFGTGVRNAGAGIGLGGAGAGTDVANSGFGAAVGSAGNTGVGGVGADMGTGVGKVSAGVGNAGNRFAVRVNNDDTRTGVSNTGGSAVLGNAGASNWVTNNGAGNTAGADTSDASVGTKVVNAGVGGRASNVRTGISVGSTGAGEDTGRQDNAASIIGAGRPGLGLSGGAAVDVSGDRVTDGGGGVRRPGGRQSTRGRGVLRDLGNGNRNIGRGSAEPSNSAPTPGSEGRGGPSAPAQPAPSNTLGGGEAEAKAGQGQGSVASRRTVAGPGFTVQRGQVVAMATITPDSPDPTLLRPDHDVIVHISPSTQGPAVTLLANPDKTGDTTIEATGGGSAGTASTGAVGEGNRAASLGGRVSVRIEGPSRRKLTRERVSMVPGSGRGNSARAGVVLRRWEHMDDAGTLSRGLVRQDGSFSFTNCRPSEICRATQG; this comes from the exons ATGCCTGAATCCAACTGCCACCTTTGCCACATTCACGACCACACTCCCTCCAACACACTTCTCAGAACCCATCCCTTAAGGGTCTCCAGaaccaaccacaccaccaccgcactaccatccacctccaccacactccctcaccaccaccaccatgggagATCAGCACGAGGGAGTGGGAGTAACTTAGCCAACCTTAGCGACAGAACGAACTCCCTCCCTGGCAGCCGCAGCAACACCCTCTCGCACACTCCACAAGTCTCCATAGCCCCTGATGGTGATAGGGTTGGCACACACAGACGGCATCACCATTcccgtcatcaccaccgtcaccatcaccacagccgcCACTCCGATGACTCCAGGCACGGGTCTACTAACTCCAGAGATGACTTGAGTGGGGTCTTGGCTGCCCTGATGGAGACCAGTCGCTCCCCCAGTGCAGCCAGTAACCGTGCTAGTAGTGGGCACCGAGAACCTGACCTCCTCACCGCCCTTCCACCGGTCGCCCACACCAGCAA gGGCAGCACATTAACAAGGGAAACAAGGGAGGGAGAGCGGCGCCCCAGCAACAGCACGCTGGCGCAGGACACGGAGCAGGACTACTACCTCCATGTGCACCGCCAGGCCTTCAAGGAGGAGGCGCGGCGACAACGCTTCAACCTGCAGACCGTCATGCTCATAGGCTGCTACACGCTGCTG TTCGTGGTGGCCATCATCGTGGGTGTGGTGCTGTGTCAGCAGAACGGCTGGCTGGGCCTGGGTACACCTGACCCCCCGCCACCCCTCAGCGATAACCCTGACTTCCGGCCGTCCCAGGCACGGGAGCTAGACAGAACCGGGCGTGGCCGCGGCTCCAGGAACAGGGGCGCGCGTCTCCCCGGCCCCACTATAGACTACGACTATCCCGACGACGGGCCGCCCCCCAGGATCAGCGCCGGGCCAATCCTCCCCTCCGGTGAGAACGACCCCCTTCGCTCCCTCAACTTTGGCCCCGACGACCTGGCAGCAGCCGAAGCAGGGCATGGGGTGGGGGGCCGAGCCCCTCCCCTGCCTGTCTCCCCATCTGGTGCGCAGTCTGACTCTTCGAGAAACTGGGAGGGGGCGGAGAATCGTGCCGGGGTGGGCGGTGGCGGCAAGAGCCTCAGGCCACACCCAGGCCGCCGCCCAGCACCAGGGAATTTGCCAGACGCTTTCGTGCCCCAGGGCAGCCCCGGCGGCCAGGGTCGCCCCGCGGGGGTGGCTGGGGCAGGGATTCTGGACACCCTGATGTCTGTGGAGGAGCATGGCGTGGCAGGGGGCAGCCACGGACAGGGAGGCGTCTTCATGCCGGGCGGTGACGGGCGCAACACTGCAGGCAGCAACAGAGCATTTAATGGCGCTGGCAACACTGCTAGCAACAACAGAGCATTTGACGGCGCTGGCAGCACTGTAGGCAACAACAGAGCATTTAACGGCGCTGGCAACACTGCAGACAACAACAGAGCATTTAACGgcgctggcaacactgcaggcaACAACAGAGCATTTGACGgcgctggcaacactgcaggcaACAACAGAGCATTTAACGGCGCTGGCAATACTGCAGGTAACAACAGGGCATTTAACGgcgctggcaacactgcaggcaACAACATAGCATTTAACGgcgctggcaacactgcaggcaACAACAGAGCATTTAACGgcgctggcaacactgcaggcaACAACAGAGCATTTAACGgcgctggcaacactgcaggcaACAACAGAGCATTTAACGGCGCTGGCAACACTGCTGGCAACACCAGAGCATTTAATATTGCTGGCAACAACGGAGTATTTAACACCGCTGGCAACACTGCTGGCAACAACGGAGCATTTAGCGGAGCTAGAAGCACTGCTGCCAGCAATAATGTAGCATTTAACGCTGCTGGCAACACTGGTACTGGCAGCAGCAGCTCATTCAGCACCGCAGGTGTCACTGGTGCTGGCAGCAACGGAAGATTCAACGGCGCTGCCAACACTCCTGAGAACAACGCAGCACAGAACGCAGCCAGCATCGTAGGAGGGGGCGGCGACAGAGCATTTAACAGTGTTGGTAACGCAGGCACGGGCAGAAACGGGGCATTTAGAGTTGctgctaataatgatgatggtgccAACAGGGTATTCAGTGGTGTTGGTAACTCTGGTAGCGGTGCCAATGGAGCATTTAATGGTGCTGGCAACACTGGAGGTGGATCATTGAATGGTGCTGGCAACACTGGAGGTGGATCATTGAATGGTGCTGGCAACACTGGAGGTGGATCATTGAATGGTGCTGGCAACACTGGAGGTGGATCATTGAATGGTGCTGGCAACACTGGAGGTGGATCATTGAATGGTGCTGGCAACACTGGAG GTGGATCATTGAATGGTGCTGGCAACACTGGAGGTGGATCACTTAATGGTGCTGGCAACACTGGAGGTAGATCACTGAATGGTGCTGGCAACACTGGAGGTAGATCACTGAATGGTGCTGGCAACACTGGAGGTAGATCACTTAATGGTGCTGGCAACACTGGAGGTGGATCACTTAATGGTGCTGGCAACACTGGAGGTAGATCACTGAATGGTGCTGGCAACACTGGAGGTAGATCACTTAATGGTGCTGGCAACACTGGAG GTAGATCACTTAATGGTGCTGGCAACACTGGAGGTGGATCACTTAATGGTGCTGGCA GTACTGGGTTGGAAGCCACTGGTGTTGGCACTGCCGGTGTGGGAGCCACAGGTCTTGGTAACGTTGATGTGGGAGCTACTGGAAGTAGAGCTAGAGGTGTTGGTAGCACTGGTGTAAGAGGAACTGGAGCTGGAGTCACTGGTGCTGATAACATTGGTGTAGGAGCTACTGGTAGTAGAGCTAGTGGTGCTGGTATTACTGGTGTGAGAGGCACAGGTGTTGGAAATACAGGCGTTGGTAACACTGGCATAGGTGCTACCGGTAACGGGGGTGTCTCACGCAGTGGTGTTGCTACCGATCGTAACGGTGACGGAACCCTTACTGGGGTTACTGGCAACACTGGGATGGGCAGCACCGGTACACTTGGTGGTGGTGTCAACGGAAACAGAGCAGTCAACACTGGTGGTAATGCTGCGACCACTCCTCTTGGTGGTATTGTTAACAATGGCAATGCAAGATTCAACAATGGTGTTGTCAACGCTGGTGCTGGCAGTGGTGGTTCCCGCAGTAACGGGAGGCGCCCTGCCGGCACCTTGCTACCTGTCACTACCTCCACAGTCAACACCGGTAGTAGCAACGCCTTTGCAAGTGGTGGTGTTCCCCTCCCCGGCCTAGGACCTCATGGAAATAGTGTGCCTAATACCGGTATTGGTAACGGTGGTAGTACTGGCAATACTAGGAACAGACCAAACGCTGGTGTTGGTAGTACTGGTTTGGGTATTGGCACAGGCAGTGCTGGTGTTAGTCATGATAGTGCTGGTACAGGTGTTGACAATACTGGTTTTGGCACTGGTGTTCGCAACGCCGGGGCAGGTATTGGTttaggtggtgctggtgctggaacTGATGTTGCTAATTCTGGTTTTGGTGCTGCTGTTGGCAGTGCTGGTAATACCGGTGTTGGCGGTGTTGGAGCTGATATGGGCACTGGTGTTGGCAAAGTTAGTGCTGGTGTTGGTAATGCTGGGAACAGATTTGCTGTCAGAGTTAATAATGATGACACTAGGACTGGTGTTAGCAATACTGGTGGCAGTGCTGTTCTAGGCAATGCTGGTGCCAGTAATTGGGTCACTAATAATGGTGCTGGAAATACTGCCGGCGCTGATACTAGTGATGCTAGTGTTGGCACTAAAGTTGTGAACGCTGGTGTTGGCGGTAGAGCTAGTAATGTTCGTACAGGTATAAGTGTTGGCAGTACTGGAGCTGGTGAGGATACAGGAAGACAGGATAACGCCGCGAGTATTATCGGCGCTGGCAGACCTGGCCTCGGGCTTAGTGGCGGGGCCGCGGTGGATGTTAGCGGTGACAGGGTCACTGATGGCGGCGGCGGAGTACGGCGGCCAGGGGGGCGGCAAAGCACTCGAGGGCGAGGAGTCTTACGGGACTTGGGTAATGGAAACAGAAACATAGGGCGGGGGAGTGCAGAACCCTCTAACTCCGCCCCCACCCCAGGATCTGAAGGAAGGGGCGGCCCCAGCGCCCCTGCCCAGCCCGCTCCGAGCAATACCCTAGGAGGCGGCGAAGCAGAGGCCAAGGCGGGACAGGGGCAGGGCAGCGTGGCGTCGCGGCGTACCGTGGCGGGACCGGGATTCACTGTGCAGCGGGGACAGGTGGTTGCCATGGCCACCATCACGCCGGACAGCCCCGACCCGACGCTGTTGCGCCCCGACCATGACGTCATCGTTCACATCTCCCCAAGCACGCAGGGTCCCGCCGTGACGCTGCTGGCCAACCCCGACAAGACAGGCGACACAACCATTGAAGCTACGGGAGGGGGAAGTGCTGGGACGGCGAGCACGGGTGCGGTGGGAGAGGGAAACAGGGCCGCTTCTTTGGGAGGGAGGGTTTCGGTGAGGATAGAAGGGCCGAGCCGAAGGAAGTTGACCCGGGAGCGTGTAAGCATGGTGCCGGGATCTGGGCGAGGCAACTCGGCGCGGGCGGGCGTGGTGTTGCGGCGGTGGGAGCACATGGATGATGCGGGCACGCTGAGCCGCGGCCTCGTGCGGCAGGACggctctttctccttcaccaacTGTCGACCCTCGGAGATATGCCGGGCCACGCAGGGCTGA